One segment of Panicum virgatum strain AP13 chromosome 1K, P.virgatum_v5, whole genome shotgun sequence DNA contains the following:
- the LOC120711676 gene encoding probable trehalose-phosphate phosphatase 1 produces the protein MDMSTSSPVITDPVSISPPLLGSLTSNLMPFSVMSGGCSSPGMNVSTCRRKIEEVLVSGLLDAMKSSSPRKKHNLAFSPGDSPDEDPAYAAWMSKCPSALTSFKHIVANAQGRKIAVFLDYDGTLSPIVDDPDKAFMPPAMRAAVRNVAKYFPTAIVSGRSRKKVSEFVKLKELYYAGSHGMDIVTSAAEHNAEKGKEANLFQPALEFLPMIDEVSKSLLEATSGIKGANVENNKFCVSVHYRNVAEKDWEVVARLVNEVLEAFPRLKVTNGRMVLEVRPVIDWDKGKAVEFLLQSLGLNDSENVIPIYIGDDRTDEDAFKVLRERNCGYGILVSQVPKDTEAFYSLRDPSEVMAFLNSLVRWKKHSL, from the exons ATGGATATGAGCACCAGCTCACCTGTCATCACCGATCCGGTATCGATAAGCCCCCCACTGTTAGGAAGCTTGACGTCAAACCTGATGCCGTTTTCAGTCATGTCCGGAGGCTGCTCCAGTCCCGGCATGAACGTGAGCACCTGCAGGCGTAAGATCGAAGAGGTCCTTGTCAGTGGCCTGTTGGATGCAATGAAATCCTCATCGCCGCGCAAGAAGCACAATCTTGCCTTCAGCCCGGGCGATTCACCTGACGAAGATCCTGCTTATGCTGCATGGATG TCAAAATGCCCTTCTGCTTTGACGTCCTTCAAGCACATAGTAGCCAATGCACAGGGCAGGAAGATTGCTGTATTTTTGGATTACGACGGTACCTTATCGCCTATAGTGGATGATCCCGACAAAGCCTTCATGCCCCCCGCG ATGAGAGCTGCAGTGAGAAATGTTGCAAAGTACTTCCCTACAGCAATTGTTAGCGGAAGATCCCGCAAGAAG GTGTCTGAATTTGTAAAACTGAAGGAACTATACTATGCCGGAAGTCATGGGATGGACATAGTGACATCTGCAGCAGAACACAATGCTGAAAAG GGCAAAGAAGCCAATCTCTTCCAACCTGCTTTGGAGTTCCTTCCTATGATTGATGAG GTTTCCAAATCCCTCTTGGAGGCAACAAGTGGAATTAAAGGTGCGAATGTTGAGAACAACAAGTTCTGTGTATCTGTACATTACCGCAACGTAGCAGAGAAG GACTGGGAAGTGGTTGCACGGCTCGTAAACGAAGTCTTGGAGGCCTTTCCTCGTCTCAAAGTAACCAATGGACGAATG GTTTTAGAGGTTCGTCCAGTGATCGACTGGGACAAGGGAAAGGCCGTCGAGTTCCTGCTTCAATCGCTCGGCTTAAACGATTCTGAAAATGTGATTCCCATCTACATCGGAGATGATCGAACAGACGAAGACGCATTCAAG GTACTTCGAGAGCGAAACTGTGGATACGGAATACTAGTTTCTCAGGTGCCCAAGGACACCGAAGCCTTCTACTCGCTGAGAGACCCATCTGAA GTGATGGCGTTCCTCAATTCATTGGTGAGATGGAAGAAGCACTCACTGTGA